The genomic segment TCCGCCAACGACGGCATGGCCGGCGGTATCGCCACCGCCCTCAAGGGCGCGGGCATCAACGTTCCGCTGACCGGTCAGGACGCCGAGCTCGCCGGCATCCAGCGCCTCCTCGCCGGCACGCAGACCAGCGACATCTACAAGGCCTACAAGCCCGAGGCGGACGCGACCGCCGAGATCGCGGTCAAGCTGCTCAACGGCGAGGACATCAAGAGCGTCGCGGACATCACGGCGACCAGCGGCTCCGGCACCACCGTGCCCGCCAAGCTGTTCACCGCGGTGTCGGTGACCAAGGACAACGTGAAGGACACGGTCGTCAAGGACCAGCTCTTCACCGTGGCCCAGATCTGCACCCCTGAATTCGCCGCCGCCTGCAAGACGGCCGGCATTCAGTAGAACCCGGGGCCCCTCCGGGCCCTCGGTCCGGTAAAAGCCTGTCCGGCGCCCCGCCCCACCAACATCCCCGCTTCGGGGTGGGGCGCCGGACGGAAACGCTTACGGGACACGGGACTTACCCCCACGTTTTGACTTTGCAATCCTGTGCTTCATGCACGTCCTTCCGCGCCCTTCCAAGGGGCGCGGCATCCCCGCCGGTCAGGCGGCGAAGGAGATGATTCACGTGTCCGCTACGCCCGTGTTGGCGTTGCGCGGAGTCTCCAAGCGATTCGGTGCGGTGCAAGCCCTCACCGATGTCGAGCTGGAGGTCCATTCCGGTCAGGTCGTCGCGCTCGTCGGCGACAACGGTGCCGGCAAGTCCACTCTGGTCAAGACGATCGCCGGTGTGCACCCCATCGACGAAGGCGTCATCGAGTGGGAGGGCAAGCCGGTCAGCATCAACCGGCCGCACGACGCCCAGGGTCTCGGCGTCGCCACCGTTTACCAGGACCTCGCGCTGTGCGACAACCTCGATGTCGTCGGCAACCTCTACCTCGGACGCGAACTGCGCCGCGGGCTGGCGCTCGACGAGGTGACGATGGAGCAGCGCGCCCGCGAGCTGCTCGACACCCTGTCGATCCGCATCCCGAGCGTCCGGATCCCGATCGCGAGTCTGTCCGGTGGTCAGCGGCAGGTCGTCGCGATCGCCCGCGCACTGATCGGTGACCCCAAGGTCGTCATCCTCGACGAGCCCACCGCCGCCCTCGGTGTGGAGCAGACCGCCCAGGTCCTCGACCTGGTCGAGCGGCTGCGCGAGCGCGGCCTCGCCGTCATCCTCATCAGCCACAACATGGCCGATGTGCGCGCCGTGGCGGACGTGGTGTCCGTCCTGCGCCTGGGCAAGAACAACGGTGCCTTCCCGGTGAAGGACACCAGTCCCGAAGAGATCATCGCGGCGATCACCGGAGCCACGGAGAACGCCGTGACCCGTCGTCAGGCGCGCAACA from the Streptomyces sp. RKAG293 genome contains:
- a CDS encoding ATP-binding cassette domain-containing protein, whose protein sequence is MIHVSATPVLALRGVSKRFGAVQALTDVELEVHSGQVVALVGDNGAGKSTLVKTIAGVHPIDEGVIEWEGKPVSINRPHDAQGLGVATVYQDLALCDNLDVVGNLYLGRELRRGLALDEVTMEQRARELLDTLSIRIPSVRIPIASLSGGQRQVVAIARALIGDPKVVILDEPTAALGVEQTAQVLDLVERLRERGLAVILISHNMADVRAVADVVSVLRLGKNNGAFPVKDTSPEEIIAAITGATENAVTRRQARNTEAAK